GGGTGAACGGCTACCCGTTGGCCTTGGCGAGCTGCCCAATCTTGCGGACGTTCAGGCCGCCAGCCACGGAGACAAAGCTGCGATCGCGCGCTTGATGCAGGCGCAAAAAGGCAGACGGCAAGCCCAGCCAAAGCGCAGCCAAAGTGGATTGCAGATGCAGAGCTTTGTTTCGTTTCATCCACCGCTGGTGAAGCGCGCCAAGCGCTTGCAGAAAATGGGCTCGCACATGATCGCGCCGGTAAGAGCCGGCGGATGGGTGCTTACGGTCTTCATGACTTTGCTTTACGCGATCATTGTGCCGCTGCTTACCGTGGCCGGCGGGCTCATGCTGATTGTCATCGCCATGTTGATTGGCTTGAACCTGATGCTGCTCGGAGTGTGGTTAACCGCCATACATTGGTTCTTTGTCTGGTTGAATGGCAGGTGAAGGGCGGCGTTCGAACATCGCCGCCCTTAAATGTTTACTCTCCCTGCGATTTCAGTGTTGTTCTGCACTGCGCGGTAACGGACGCGCTATTGAAAGCGGGTTTCGCGACTTTAGCTGCATCGGCGGCAGCGGAGCTGCAGCTTGCGCCTGTCCTACGAGCGGCTTTTGCGCGCAAATGATCTGTGTTCCGCATCCACCTGAGCAAGTGCAGGTGCTCGGGTCCCAGGAACCGCCATTATTAATGCAGGACTGTTGCTGGGTAGGATCGCAACTTGACCCGGATGAGCAGGTGCATGTTGACCAGTCCCAAATTCCGCCGCTGTTAATGCAGGATGCTTGTGCGTCAGGATTGGGGCAAGAACTTATGCTGGCGCAATTGGAATTGTCGTGGCTGGAAACGCCCAGACAAAACTGGCGATCGTTGCGATTAGCGATAGAGGAGCACTGCGTTGGATCGTGCAGTGACATTCCCAGGCACAGCGCTCGTGTGTCAGCATTTGGCAGGTTATTGCAGTTCGGCGGAGGATTGGTGTTGCCGCTGGAGGCACCATAACAAAATGCCTGCATTTGCGGATTACTGATGTCATTGCAGTTCGATGGGAAGTTAGGCGCAAACGCAATACCATAACAAGCGAGTTGCATGTTTCGGTCTGTCATCGAGGTGCATGGGCTCTGCGTGCTGTCGGAAACGGCGAAGCATGTTTGCTTATCGTTCACGTCGCTGATGTCATTGCAGTTGGAGGAAATTCTCCCGGCGATGCCATAACAAGCAAGAAACTGATCGCGCGGGCTGCGGTATTTAAATGGGTTTCCAGTAGATTCCATCGTGCATCCCCCACCGCCATCATTGAGCCAGTTTTGCTGAATAAGATAGTTGCGGCCACCCAGAGAAATGTTTGCTTGTGCCCCGTTTGGTGTGGTGAAAGTGGCGCCAAACGTCAGATTGCATTGATCAGCATTCTCGCTGGGATTCGAGGGATTGAACCACGCGTTTAAGTCAGGATCGGTAACTGTTTCACTCAGCTCGTGGGAAACCGTGCTGGCCATAAGGTCCGCCCCTACGTTTCCGTTTGGCCCTATCTGGGAATTTAATGGAGCGCAGGGTTTGGGTATGTTTGGGCTGTTAAGACACTTTGGAGCGGGGTTCCCCACATAGGCATATTTTATGTCATTGTTGAACATGCTCGAATGACCGTGGAAGCCACAGAAGTCAACGCAAAACTCGCCATGGGTCGAATCCTTCTCATTCACGTCACCCGAGGAAAGAACAAAGTAAACCCCGTTTGGATCAACCGGCACGGCGCCGCGCGACATCGCGCTCGAAATCACGGTACGCAAGCTTGTCTCTGAGAGCAGGCTCGATTGTGAGTAATTATCAAACGTCTGCGCGCCCAGGTTCACCGTCCCACCGGCATTGGTATGGCTGCTGTTCTCATATGTGGTATTAATTGCAAAGTACGGAGTTCCGTTCAGGTTGGAAATCAAGTTGGGCAATAACGTAAGCGCCGAATCGCCATTCCAGTTGCCATACCAGATGATGTAAATCGTATGAGGATTGGTCATTACCGGCCCGCCGTGGTAGCCGATCCCGTTTGCTGTGTCCTGAGCACCGCTGCTCAGGGCTGCTACAAGAAGAATAGCCGTTATCAATACCTGAGCACGCAAAGCGGACCTTCCATGATTTGCGAACACCATTTGTAACTTCGATCGGTTCATTGGTTTCCTCGCTTGAACAAATGCGCTGTGTTTTCAGACCTGTCCTTCTTGCACGTTCATGCGGTGGTTTGGTGCGATTGCTTCAATGGAAGACGCGATTGAACTAGCAGCGGAGGCTCAGATCTGCCTTGTTGGCTCAATTTTTATATCGATGAGTGGCAGTTAACCAAGAAAAAAACGTATGAGTAACGGAGGGCGGTTCCGAATTGGGACGGTGCGAGGGAAATCGGCGCAGATGACCGAAGTATTTTTGAAATTGTTTTGGGCTCCGAAGCGCCTTACGCCGCTATCTCGCCCGGAGAGAGTTCATCCACATAGCACCAGATCCACGCTTCGCCCGGCTCAATGGAGCGGATGAGCGGATGCTTGGTGCGATGAAAATGTTTCGTCGCGTGCTTGTTCTTGGATGAATCGCAGCAGCTCACATGGCCGCATTCCAGGCACAGCCGCAGATGGACCCAGGTATCGCCGGTCTTGATGCAGTCTTCGCAGACATCGGTCTCTGTGGATTTGAATTTGATCTGCTTCATGTGGCTGCAACTCTGGGCCATGGCTTTCTCCTTTAGGCCGCACCAGCGGCTGGTTCTTCTGTCCGTTCAAGCGATGCGCGGTCCCACTTTGCCACTAACGCACCGGCTTCATACGTGCTTTGCAGAAATTCCAGAACAGCAGCGGTCGGCGAACTGGCGTGGCGCGCGTCTTCATGCATCAGCAGAAATTCTCCGAGTTGTTGATGATAAAACGAGGCCGCCGGACGCACTTTCTGCTCGGCAAAACCCTGTGGCGTAGGCGCGGCATAGCAGTAGAACGCGGCGTCTTTCACGTCGCCGCCGCCCGGCCACCAGCCCGCGCTGATCACCTCATGCGAATAAGCTTCCTGCATGATCTTGCGCAGAATCGGGTCGGGATCATTGCGCTCCGGCGCTGGACGCCCTGAGAAACGTGTGACCGCCAGATCAAAGCTGCCCCAGAAGAAATGTACCGGGCTGGATTTGCCGATAAAGCGCGAGCGGAAGACCTTGAACACGTCATCGATCGAAACCAGCGTGCGCCAGAAGCGGCGAGCATATTCCTTGTCGTAGGAAGCGTGAGTTTTGTCCTGGTCGAACGGGATAGGATTGGCGATCTCTACCGGCATGTGCCAGATCGCCACGGCGATCTTCAACGCTCGCAACGCCGCCATAAACTCCTGGTAGAAATCGGCTACGCTACGCGGCCCCAGAGGAATGATTTTTGTCGCGGGGTCGCAGGTCTTGATGATCAGTTGATGCTCGAGAAAATCAAATTCAATTTCAAAGACGCGATCGCCATACGGAATGGCCGAAGTGGTCAGGCCACGCGCGGTCACGTAAAGAGCCACGTTCCACCAGTGATTGATCCTGGGCGTAAGCGCCAGCCGGACCTTGCCCACGATCTGCGTCCACATGTGCAATGTGTCGCGAGTATCCTGCCATTCGGAAAGAGGTAAAGCAGGCCAGCAAACGGGAGAGTCAGAAACAGCAGTGCTGCGGAGGTCTGTCATAAGCCGCTCCAGACAGACAGTATAGTCGCAGCCGCGCAGACCCAGCGAGTTCAGCTCACGATTTCCTATTCAATCGCGCGCACCTGCTTCTGCGATGCCCCAAAAGCCGTGACCAGCAGCATCGATACACCGGCGATCAGGAACATCAGGTTGAGGCTCCAGGCGATCAGCAGGCCCGCAACGGCAAGCGAGACCGGGACCAGCCCGAAGTTGGCCAGCATCAGAACGCTGAAGACGCGGCCACGCACCGTGGCGTCAATCCGTTGCTGGATCCACGCGGCAATGTGCACATTGGCAACGCCTGCACTGCAGCCCAGCAACAGCAACACAGCAGCGATTAACCACAGGTGGCCGAGAAGGCCGATTGACGCGATGCCGGCGCTGATCGCCACGCACGCGCCAAGCAGCAGAAGACCGCGCCGATTGATCTTTAATATTCCAGCCAGCAGCGCACCAATTAGGCCTCCTGCTGCCATGGCCGAAATTACCAGCCCATAGGCCGCGGCTGAACCGAATTTTGTTTTCACCAGATACGGCAGTCCAACCCCCATGGGGCCGCTGATGCAGAAGTTGAGCATCGCCGCCACCAGCATGAGTGAACGCAAAGGCACGTCGCCGCGAACGTAAGCGATTCCATCGAGGATTGAACGCCACACGGGAGGCTTGGCGGCAGGCCCGGCTTTCGGCGGATCCGGCAACTGCCATAGCGCGGCGATGATGAACAGAAAACTAACGGCGTCAATGAAAAATGCCCACGCAGTGCCCAGGGCCTTGATCACGAGTCCCGCCGGAGCAGGCGCCGCGATGGTGGTGAGCTGTCCGGTAGTCTGAAAAACTGAGTTGGCGGCCACCAGTTGTTCACGCTTGACCACTGACGGCAGCAGCGTGGTGGCAGCGGGCCATGCAAACGCATCAGCCACGCCGAAGAAGAAACCAAGAACATATAGCTGCCAAAGCTGCAGCAAATGCCACCACAGAAGAAATCCGATGACCGTAACCAGGAGCGTGCGGGCCGATGCGGTGCTCATGAGGATCCTTCTGGCAGAGATGCGGTCCGTCAGCGCGCCGCCAAACAGCATCAGTGCGGCCCGCGGGATGGCCACCGCCATAAGAATGGTGCCAACGGCTACGGCTGATCCGGTCAGCTGCAAAACCACCCACGGCAGCGCCACCAGATAAAACTGGTCGCCTATGGCGGAAATAGCTGAGCCTGCCCAGAGCATGCGGAAGTTGCGCTCACGCAACGGATGCAGCGCGGCCGGCGGAGCGGA
The sequence above is a segment of the Terriglobia bacterium genome. Coding sequences within it:
- a CDS encoding EXORDIUM family protein, giving the protein MVFANHGRSALRAQVLITAILLVAALSSGAQDTANGIGYHGGPVMTNPHTIYIIWYGNWNGDSALTLLPNLISNLNGTPYFAINTTYENSSHTNAGGTVNLGAQTFDNYSQSSLLSETSLRTVISSAMSRGAVPVDPNGVYFVLSSGDVNEKDSTHGEFCVDFCGFHGHSSMFNNDIKYAYVGNPAPKCLNSPNIPKPCAPLNSQIGPNGNVGADLMASTVSHELSETVTDPDLNAWFNPSNPSENADQCNLTFGATFTTPNGAQANISLGGRNYLIQQNWLNDGGGGCTMESTGNPFKYRSPRDQFLACYGIAGRISSNCNDISDVNDKQTCFAVSDSTQSPCTSMTDRNMQLACYGIAFAPNFPSNCNDISNPQMQAFCYGASSGNTNPPPNCNNLPNADTRALCLGMSLHDPTQCSSIANRNDRQFCLGVSSHDNSNCASISSCPNPDAQASCINSGGIWDWSTCTCSSGSSCDPTQQQSCINNGGSWDPSTCTCSGGCGTQIICAQKPLVGQAQAAAPLPPMQLKSRNPLSIARPLPRSAEQH
- a CDS encoding DUF5996 family protein, which encodes MTDLRSTAVSDSPVCWPALPLSEWQDTRDTLHMWTQIVGKVRLALTPRINHWWNVALYVTARGLTTSAIPYGDRVFEIEFDFLEHQLIIKTCDPATKIIPLGPRSVADFYQEFMAALRALKIAVAIWHMPVEIANPIPFDQDKTHASYDKEYARRFWRTLVSIDDVFKVFRSRFIGKSSPVHFFWGSFDLAVTRFSGRPAPERNDPDPILRKIMQEAYSHEVISAGWWPGGGDVKDAAFYCYAAPTPQGFAEQKVRPAASFYHQQLGEFLLMHEDARHASSPTAAVLEFLQSTYEAGALVAKWDRASLERTEEPAAGAA
- a CDS encoding UBP-type zinc finger domain-containing protein yields the protein MAQSCSHMKQIKFKSTETDVCEDCIKTGDTWVHLRLCLECGHVSCCDSSKNKHATKHFHRTKHPLIRSIEPGEAWIWCYVDELSPGEIAA
- a CDS encoding MFS transporter; this encodes MAAASLPVPSAPPAALHPLRERNFRMLWAGSAISAIGDQFYLVALPWVVLQLTGSAVAVGTILMAVAIPRAALMLFGGALTDRISARRILMSTASARTLLVTVIGFLLWWHLLQLWQLYVLGFFFGVADAFAWPAATTLLPSVVKREQLVAANSVFQTTGQLTTIAAPAPAGLVIKALGTAWAFFIDAVSFLFIIAALWQLPDPPKAGPAAKPPVWRSILDGIAYVRGDVPLRSLMLVAAMLNFCISGPMGVGLPYLVKTKFGSAAAYGLVISAMAAGGLIGALLAGILKINRRGLLLLGACVAISAGIASIGLLGHLWLIAAVLLLLGCSAGVANVHIAAWIQQRIDATVRGRVFSVLMLANFGLVPVSLAVAGLLIAWSLNLMFLIAGVSMLLVTAFGASQKQVRAIE